A DNA window from Pseudomonas resinovorans NBRC 106553 contains the following coding sequences:
- a CDS encoding sulfite exporter TauE/SafE family protein — translation MEFLLYLVLGACAGVLAGLFGVGGGMIIVPVLVFSFTAHGLAPEILTHLAVGTSLATIIFTSINSVREHHRRGAVRWPIFAWMAVGILIGSGLGSFTATTIQGPVLQKIIGVFAILVALQMGLDLKPKASRDVPGKPGLTLAGVVIGWASAIFGIGGGSLTVPFLTWRSVPIQQAVATSAACGLPIAAASALSFMLLGWDNPRLPPYSLGFIYLPALVGIAVTSMFFARFGARLAHRLSPRLLKRLFALLLLSVGLNFLI, via the coding sequence ATGGAATTCCTGCTGTACCTGGTGCTCGGAGCCTGTGCGGGCGTCCTGGCAGGGTTGTTCGGCGTCGGCGGTGGCATGATCATCGTGCCGGTGCTGGTGTTCAGCTTCACCGCCCATGGACTGGCCCCGGAAATCCTCACCCACCTGGCAGTGGGCACCTCGTTGGCAACCATCATCTTCACCTCGATCAACTCGGTGCGCGAGCATCATCGCCGGGGTGCCGTGCGCTGGCCGATCTTCGCCTGGATGGCCGTGGGCATCCTCATCGGCTCCGGCCTCGGTTCCTTCACCGCGACCACCATCCAGGGGCCGGTGCTGCAGAAGATCATCGGTGTCTTCGCCATACTGGTGGCGTTGCAGATGGGCCTGGACCTGAAACCCAAGGCCAGCCGCGATGTCCCAGGCAAGCCGGGCCTGACCCTGGCGGGTGTGGTGATCGGCTGGGCGTCGGCGATCTTCGGCATCGGCGGCGGCTCGCTGACCGTGCCCTTCCTGACCTGGCGCAGCGTACCGATCCAGCAGGCGGTGGCCACCTCCGCGGCCTGCGGTCTGCCAATCGCCGCGGCGAGCGCGCTTTCCTTCATGCTGTTGGGCTGGGACAACCCCCGGTTGCCGCCCTACAGCCTGGGCTTCATCTACCTTCCAGCGCTGGTCGGCATTGCCGTCACCAGCATGTTCTTCGCCCGTTTCGGCGCGCGCCTGGCTCACCGGTTGTCGCCGCGCCTGCTGAAGCGCCTGTTCGCCCTGCTGCTGCTGTCAGTGGGCCTGAACTTTCTGATCTAA
- the lgt gene encoding prolipoprotein diacylglyceryl transferase: MLAYPQIDPVALAIGPLKIHWYGLMYLIGIGGAWWLASRRLHAFDPTWSREKLSDLVFWVALGVIAGGRLGYVLFYDLSAYIANPLLIFEVWKGGMSFHGGLIGVMLATLWFGKRNNKSFFQLMDFIAPLVPIGLGAGRVGNFINAELWGKATDLPWAMIFPTDPAQLPRHPSQLYQFALEGVALFAILWFYSRKPRPTMAVSGMFALFYGIFRFAVEFVRVPDAQLGYLAFGWLTMGQVLCLPMILGGIALIVWAYRRQAAQGVTS; the protein is encoded by the coding sequence ATGCTGGCTTATCCCCAGATCGATCCGGTAGCCCTGGCTATCGGCCCGCTGAAGATCCACTGGTACGGCCTGATGTATCTGATCGGCATCGGCGGTGCCTGGTGGCTGGCCTCGCGCCGGTTGCACGCGTTCGACCCGACCTGGAGTCGCGAAAAGCTCTCCGACCTGGTGTTCTGGGTCGCCCTGGGCGTGATCGCCGGTGGTCGCCTGGGCTACGTGCTGTTCTACGACCTGTCCGCCTACATCGCCAACCCGCTGCTGATCTTCGAGGTCTGGAAGGGCGGCATGTCCTTCCATGGTGGCCTGATCGGCGTGATGCTGGCCACCCTCTGGTTCGGCAAGCGCAACAACAAGAGCTTCTTCCAGCTGATGGACTTCATCGCGCCCCTGGTCCCCATCGGCCTGGGCGCCGGCCGCGTCGGCAACTTCATCAATGCCGAGCTCTGGGGCAAGGCCACCGATCTGCCCTGGGCGATGATCTTCCCCACCGATCCGGCCCAGCTGCCGCGCCATCCGTCGCAGCTCTACCAGTTCGCCCTGGAAGGCGTGGCGCTGTTCGCCATCCTCTGGTTCTATTCGCGCAAACCCCGTCCGACCATGGCGGTTTCCGGCATGTTCGCGCTGTTCTACGGGATTTTCCGCTTCGCGGTGGAGTTCGTCCGCGTACCTGACGCCCAGCTCGGTTACCTGGCCTTCGGCTGGCTGACCATGGGCCAGGTCCTCTGCCTGCCGATGATTCTCGGCGGCATCGCCCTGATCGTCTGGGCCTATCGCCGCCAGGCCGCCCAAGGAGTCACCTCGTGA
- a CDS encoding thymidylate synthase, whose protein sequence is MKQYLDLMRRVRETGTFKSDRTGTGTYSVFGHQMRFDLADGFPMVTTKKCHLKSIVHELLWFLQGDTNIKYLKDNGVSIWDEWADEEGNLGPVYGYQWRSWPAPNGDSIDQISKVVEMIKKTPDSRRLIVSAWNPALVDEMALPPCHALFQFYVADGKLSCQLYQRSADIFLGVPFNIASYALLTLMVAQVCDLQPGEFIWTGGDCHLYANHIEQTDLQLTREPLPLPTMKLNPEVKDLLAFRFEDFELVGYQSHPHIKAPVAV, encoded by the coding sequence GTGAAACAGTATCTCGACCTGATGCGCCGCGTGCGCGAGACCGGCACCTTCAAGAGCGACCGCACCGGCACCGGCACCTACAGCGTGTTCGGCCACCAGATGCGCTTCGACCTGGCCGATGGCTTCCCGATGGTGACCACCAAGAAATGCCACCTCAAATCCATCGTCCATGAGCTCCTGTGGTTCCTCCAGGGCGACACCAATATCAAGTACCTGAAGGACAACGGCGTCTCCATCTGGGACGAGTGGGCGGACGAGGAAGGCAACCTCGGCCCGGTCTACGGCTACCAGTGGCGCTCCTGGCCGGCACCCAATGGCGACTCCATCGACCAGATCAGCAAGGTCGTGGAGATGATCAAGAAGACCCCGGATTCGCGCCGGCTGATCGTCTCCGCCTGGAACCCGGCCCTGGTGGACGAGATGGCCCTGCCGCCGTGCCACGCCCTGTTCCAGTTCTACGTCGCCGACGGCAAGCTCTCCTGCCAGCTGTACCAGCGTTCGGCCGACATCTTCCTCGGCGTGCCGTTCAACATCGCCAGCTACGCGCTGCTGACCCTGATGGTGGCCCAGGTCTGCGACCTGCAACCGGGGGAGTTCATCTGGACCGGCGGCGACTGCCACCTCTATGCCAACCACATCGAGCAGACCGACCTGCAGCTCACCCGCGAGCCGCTGCCGCTGCCGACCATGAAGCTCAACCCCGAAGTGAAGGACCTGCTCGCCTTCCGCTTCGAGGATTTCGAGCTGGTGGGCTACCAGTCCCATCCGCACATCAAGGCGCCGGTCGCCGTCTGA
- a CDS encoding GTPase/DUF3482 domain-containing protein, translated as MTKPLKLAVVGHTNVGKTSLLRTLLRDRTFGEVSHRPSTTRHVEGARLSVDGQPLLELYDTPGLEDAIALLDHLERQDRPGERLDGPARLARFLDGSEARQRFEQEAKVLRQLLASDAGLYVIDAREPVLAKYRDELAVLAMCGRPLLPVLNFVASDDHRESDWREALARLGLHALVRFDSVAPPIDGEQRLYDSLALLLERARPQLQRLVDDHQAQRQLRLEAGSRLIAELLLDVAACRRSVPAQEAALQAATETLRQQVRQREQRCVEALLRLYAFGQEDAATSDLPLLGGRWGDDLFNPETLKQLGVRLGGGMAAGAAAGAGVDLLVGGLTLGAAAALGAIAGGAWQTFGHYGERLLGKIKGQRELTVDDAILRLLALRQRLLLAALDARGHAAFEAVRIAPPEERQWREGKLPAVLSKARAHPEWSSLNAGAELEQAERQGQVALLAQALRS; from the coding sequence AGCCGCTGAAACTGGCTGTGGTCGGCCACACCAACGTCGGCAAGACCTCGCTGTTGCGAACCCTGCTGCGCGATCGGACCTTCGGCGAGGTGTCCCATCGCCCCAGCACCACCCGCCATGTGGAAGGCGCGCGGCTGTCGGTGGACGGCCAGCCGTTGCTGGAGCTCTACGACACCCCCGGCCTGGAAGACGCCATCGCCCTGCTGGATCACCTGGAACGCCAGGACCGCCCCGGCGAGCGCCTGGATGGTCCGGCCCGACTCGCCCGCTTCCTCGATGGCAGCGAGGCGCGCCAGCGCTTCGAGCAGGAAGCCAAGGTGCTGCGCCAGTTGCTCGCGTCCGACGCGGGGCTCTATGTGATCGACGCACGGGAACCGGTGCTGGCCAAGTACCGCGACGAGCTGGCGGTGCTGGCCATGTGCGGCCGGCCACTGCTGCCCGTGCTGAATTTCGTCGCCAGCGACGACCACCGCGAAAGCGACTGGCGGGAAGCGCTGGCCCGCCTGGGCCTGCACGCCCTGGTGCGCTTCGACAGCGTGGCCCCGCCCATCGACGGCGAGCAGCGCCTGTACGACAGCCTCGCCTTGCTGCTGGAGCGGGCGCGCCCGCAATTGCAGCGCCTGGTGGACGACCACCAGGCGCAACGTCAACTGCGCCTGGAAGCCGGCAGCCGCTTGATCGCCGAGCTGCTGCTGGACGTCGCCGCCTGCCGCCGCAGCGTGCCGGCCCAGGAGGCTGCCCTGCAAGCCGCCACCGAGACACTGCGCCAGCAGGTGCGCCAGCGCGAGCAACGCTGCGTGGAGGCCCTGCTGCGGCTCTACGCCTTCGGCCAGGAGGATGCCGCCACCAGTGACCTGCCCTTGCTGGGCGGCCGCTGGGGCGACGACCTGTTCAACCCGGAGACGCTCAAGCAGCTGGGTGTACGCCTGGGCGGCGGCATGGCGGCGGGCGCCGCGGCCGGCGCCGGCGTCGACCTGCTGGTGGGCGGCCTCACCCTGGGCGCGGCGGCGGCCCTGGGCGCCATCGCCGGCGGCGCCTGGCAGACCTTCGGCCACTATGGCGAGCGCCTGCTGGGCAAGATCAAGGGGCAACGGGAGCTGACCGTGGACGACGCCATCCTGCGCCTGCTGGCGCTGCGCCAGCGCCTGTTGCTGGCGGCGCTGGATGCCCGTGGTCACGCCGCCTTCGAGGCGGTGCGCATCGCCCCGCCGGAAGAACGGCAATGGCGCGAAGGCAAGTTGCCGGCGGTGCTGAGCAAGGCCAGGGCCCACCCGGAGTGGTCATCCCTGAATGCCGGTGCCGAGCTGGAGCAGGCCGAGCGCCAGGGGCAGGTGGCGCTGCTCGCCCAGGCCCTGAGGTCCTGA